From Acinetobacter sp. ASP199, the proteins below share one genomic window:
- a CDS encoding MATE family efflux transporter → MSNVSSATTLSFELKRLFTLMLPILVTQFSQAGLGLIDTIMAGHLSATDLAAIAVGVGLWIPVMLLFSGIMIATTPLVAEAYGARTPEKISTIARQSLWVALVLGVIAGLVLQILPLTLPLLGVPENLQPKAGLFLHAIGFGMPAVTMYAALRGYSEAIGYPRPVTAISLLALLALIPLNFIFMYGFGPIPALGSAGCGFATAILQWLMLITLATYILKNKAYQATQPFTHWEKINTYWLKRILKLGLPIGLAIFFEVSIFSTAAIVLSPLGETIVAAHQIAISITSQLFMIPMSLAIALTIRVGTYYGEKNWVAMRKVQWLGLATATVLAILTMLLLWFFKHEIVALYTSEMQVAQIAVYLVLFAIAYQLMDGWQISAAGCLRGMQDTKGPMWITMIAYWVIAFPVGVYLSRFTDMRAAGVWVGLIVGLSVACVLLLMRLYGNNKRLIQQI, encoded by the coding sequence GTGTCGAATGTTTCGTCAGCTACAACCCTAAGCTTTGAATTAAAACGCCTGTTCACTTTAATGTTACCGATTTTGGTCACCCAGTTTTCTCAGGCCGGTCTTGGTCTGATTGATACCATTATGGCCGGGCATCTGTCTGCAACTGATCTGGCAGCCATTGCAGTCGGGGTCGGCTTATGGATTCCGGTGATGTTGCTGTTTAGTGGCATCATGATTGCCACCACCCCTTTAGTGGCTGAAGCCTACGGCGCTCGTACCCCAGAGAAAATCTCAACCATTGCCCGTCAGTCCCTTTGGGTTGCTTTAGTACTCGGCGTAATCGCGGGTCTGGTTTTGCAAATTTTGCCTTTGACCCTACCTTTACTTGGCGTACCGGAAAACTTGCAACCTAAGGCTGGCTTGTTCCTGCATGCGATTGGTTTTGGTATGCCAGCCGTGACCATGTATGCAGCATTGCGCGGCTATTCTGAGGCAATCGGTTATCCACGCCCAGTCACAGCAATCAGTTTATTGGCCCTACTGGCATTGATTCCGCTAAACTTTATTTTTATGTATGGTTTCGGTCCAATTCCCGCGTTAGGCAGTGCGGGTTGTGGTTTTGCTACAGCGATTCTGCAATGGCTGATGCTGATTACACTCGCGACCTATATTCTAAAAAATAAGGCCTATCAGGCAACCCAACCCTTTACTCACTGGGAAAAAATTAATACTTACTGGCTCAAGCGTATTCTCAAGTTAGGCCTACCAATTGGTTTAGCGATTTTCTTTGAAGTCAGCATTTTCAGTACGGCGGCAATTGTCCTTAGCCCGTTGGGTGAAACTATTGTCGCGGCACATCAGATTGCGATCTCCATTACCTCACAGCTATTTATGATTCCAATGTCTTTAGCGATTGCCCTAACGATTCGTGTCGGAACCTATTATGGCGAGAAAAACTGGGTCGCAATGCGTAAGGTACAATGGCTCGGTTTAGCCACTGCCACTGTGCTTGCCATATTGACTATGCTGCTACTGTGGTTCTTTAAGCATGAGATTGTGGCACTGTATACCTCAGAAATGCAGGTCGCCCAGATCGCGGTCTATCTGGTGCTGTTTGCCATTGCCTATCAGCTGATGGATGGCTGGCAAATTAGCGCCGCAGGCTGCTTACGTGGTATGCAGGATACCAAAGGCCCGATGTGGATCACCATGATTGCCTATTGGGTGATTGCCTTCCCGGTCGGTGTCTATCTATCCAGATTTACGGATATGCGTGCGGCCGGTGTCTGGGTGGGTCTGATTGTCGGTCTGAGTGTGGCCTGTGTGTTGCTACTGATGCGTCTCTATGGCAACAATAAACGTTTGATTCAGCAGATTTAA
- a CDS encoding DMT family transporter: MKISSEILLFIPLAMAIGIALSFQTGINTQLREYLYSPLQAALFSFLIGTILLAVLVFFQQVDKPGLSTFAQLPWYLWLGGVLGVYAISMSIYSAPKLGLLTLSALVIFGQLVSSMIIDHFGWFDSERIQLNWQRLLGGVVIFIGVLLTLQR, from the coding sequence ATGAAAATATCTTCCGAGATCCTGCTATTTATCCCTTTGGCAATGGCAATTGGTATTGCCTTAAGTTTTCAGACCGGTATTAATACCCAGCTACGGGAATATTTATATTCTCCTTTACAAGCTGCCCTTTTCTCCTTCCTGATTGGTACAATATTGCTTGCTGTGTTGGTATTTTTTCAGCAGGTGGATAAACCGGGCCTCAGTACATTTGCACAATTGCCTTGGTATTTATGGCTGGGTGGTGTCCTCGGTGTCTATGCGATTAGCATGAGTATCTATAGTGCACCGAAACTTGGGCTGCTCACTTTGTCCGCTTTGGTGATTTTTGGACAGCTGGTCTCCTCCATGATCATCGATCATTTTGGCTGGTTCGACAGTGAAAGAATACAACTCAACTGGCAACGTCTTCTGGGTGGCGTGGTGATTTTTATTGGTGTGCTTCTCACTTTACAACGCTAA
- the aroE gene encoding shikimate dehydrogenase, giving the protein MSKQFAVVGNPIEQSRSPELHHAFAAKTGIDLTYSKRLAPLDGFEANIQDFFAQGGIGMNVTVPFKEQAYAQCQVLTERARIAGAVNTLWMENGALHGDNTDGQGLVEAIRALDWNLENTDILIIGAGGATRGVIYPLVQAGAKKIVIANRTLARAEQLIADLKDAVPQAELQAIALTDLAGDFDIIINATSASLSGDALILPEALQFKHAYEMAYGKPSTFLDQARARGIPSAEGFGMLVGQAIESFSIWNGVKPQLKDFL; this is encoded by the coding sequence ATGAGCAAACAATTTGCTGTTGTTGGCAACCCGATTGAACAATCACGTTCTCCAGAATTGCATCATGCCTTTGCCGCTAAAACCGGCATTGACCTCACCTATAGTAAACGTCTGGCCCCGCTGGATGGCTTTGAAGCCAATATTCAGGACTTCTTTGCCCAAGGTGGTATTGGTATGAACGTTACAGTTCCTTTTAAAGAACAGGCCTATGCTCAGTGTCAGGTGCTGACTGAACGCGCCCGTATTGCCGGTGCAGTGAATACACTATGGATGGAAAATGGCGCCCTGCATGGTGATAATACCGATGGTCAAGGTCTGGTCGAAGCTATTCGTGCTTTAGACTGGAATCTGGAAAATACCGACATTCTGATTATTGGCGCTGGTGGTGCGACTCGGGGCGTGATCTATCCACTGGTACAGGCAGGCGCGAAAAAAATTGTCATTGCCAACCGTACCCTCGCTCGTGCCGAACAGCTGATTGCGGATCTGAAAGATGCAGTACCACAGGCTGAACTGCAAGCGATTGCCTTGACTGATCTGGCGGGGGATTTCGATATCATTATTAATGCAACTTCTGCCAGCTTAAGTGGCGATGCCTTAATCCTGCCGGAAGCACTGCAGTTTAAACACGCTTATGAAATGGCCTATGGCAAACCATCTACTTTTCTAGATCAAGCCCGTGCGCGTGGTATTCCTAGCGCTGAAGGTTTTGGCATGCTGGTGGGTCAAGCGATTGAATCTTTCTCGATCTGGAATGGGGTCAAGCCACAGCTCAAAGATTTCCTTTAA
- a CDS encoding DUF1737 domain-containing protein, producing MKIYRYFTGKDDVHFCARVTKALNEGYELYGSPTMTFNGTEVIVGQVVIKEVADESEIPQGLKAALETN from the coding sequence ATGAAAATTTATCGTTATTTTACCGGCAAGGATGATGTGCATTTTTGTGCCCGTGTGACCAAGGCATTAAATGAAGGCTATGAACTGTATGGTTCACCTACCATGACTTTTAATGGTACGGAAGTGATTGTAGGGCAGGTTGTGATCAAAGAAGTCGCAGATGAATCTGAGATTCCACAAGGTTTAAAAGCCGCTTTAGAAACGAATTAA
- the hemF gene encoding oxygen-dependent coproporphyrinogen oxidase codes for MQHPTSADIQRVREFLLDLQARICAALEQQEHAGGGSAEFIIDDWERPEGGGGRSRVLQNGTVIEKGGVMFSHINISRLPASATERHPQIAGAKAQAMGVSLVIHPKNPNVPTSHANVRLFVAEKEGQDPIWWFGGGFDLTPFYPNNEDVLSWHQTAHDLCAPFGEEVYEQHKKWCDDYFYLKHRDEQRGVGGLFFDDLNQWDFETCFKYMQAVGNGYLDAIIPIFQRNQDKPYSEAQREFQLYRRGRYVEYNLVYDRGTLFGLQTGGRIESILVSLPPLTGWSYRPEWAEGSPEKQLTDYYLKPRDWLKELKK; via the coding sequence ATGCAGCATCCAACTTCTGCGGATATTCAACGCGTACGCGAATTTCTCCTCGACTTACAGGCTCGCATCTGTGCAGCTCTCGAACAACAAGAACATGCCGGCGGTGGCTCAGCTGAATTTATCATTGATGACTGGGAACGCCCTGAAGGTGGTGGTGGCCGTTCACGTGTGCTGCAAAATGGCACAGTGATTGAAAAAGGTGGCGTGATGTTTTCACACATCAATATTTCCAGACTGCCTGCTTCTGCGACTGAACGTCATCCACAAATTGCCGGGGCTAAGGCACAGGCGATGGGTGTATCACTGGTGATCCATCCTAAAAATCCAAATGTACCGACTTCACATGCCAATGTGCGCCTATTTGTGGCTGAAAAAGAAGGCCAGGATCCGATCTGGTGGTTTGGTGGTGGTTTTGACCTGACGCCATTCTATCCGAATAATGAAGATGTGCTTTCATGGCATCAGACTGCGCATGACCTGTGTGCACCATTCGGCGAAGAAGTTTATGAACAGCATAAAAAATGGTGTGATGATTATTTTTACTTAAAACACCGTGATGAACAACGTGGTGTCGGCGGCCTGTTCTTTGATGACCTGAATCAATGGGATTTTGAAACCTGTTTTAAATATATGCAGGCAGTTGGCAATGGTTACCTGGATGCCATCATTCCGATTTTCCAGCGCAATCAGGACAAACCTTATAGCGAAGCACAGCGTGAGTTTCAGCTCTATCGTCGTGGCCGTTATGTTGAATATAACCTGGTTTATGACCGTGGCACTTTGTTTGGTTTGCAGACCGGTGGTCGGATCGAATCCATTTTAGTGAGTCTGCCGCCACTGACTGGTTGGTCTTATCGTCCTGAATGGGCCGAAGGTTCACCAGAGAAACAACTCACCGATTATTACTTGAAGCCACGAGATTGGCTAAAAGAGTTAAAGAAGTAA
- a CDS encoding HNH endonuclease, giving the protein MNEIHADDFWRLLDIGVQANTYLEFDASQTRVEQEAANYFVEDKRANVKIRGVEQREFALKVKLNYQYQCAISGIKTKGFLVASHIIPWSENYEQRTNPRNGICLSSLLDKAFDTGFIAIDEKFKVCIANKAIHDQSLYIYLKQYEGQRLQVPKSYQPDQNFLAWHRQHVFLDNHSADISFKLE; this is encoded by the coding sequence ATGAATGAAATCCATGCCGATGATTTTTGGCGACTGCTGGATATCGGTGTGCAAGCTAATACTTATCTAGAGTTCGATGCATCCCAAACTCGTGTAGAGCAAGAAGCTGCCAATTATTTTGTTGAAGATAAGCGCGCCAATGTCAAAATCCGAGGCGTTGAACAAAGAGAATTTGCTTTAAAAGTAAAGCTCAATTACCAATATCAATGCGCAATTTCAGGTATTAAAACCAAAGGTTTTTTAGTAGCTTCACATATCATTCCTTGGTCAGAAAATTATGAGCAACGAACTAATCCACGGAATGGAATTTGTCTGTCTTCTCTATTAGATAAAGCTTTTGATACTGGTTTTATTGCTATTGATGAAAAGTTTAAAGTTTGTATTGCGAATAAAGCAATACACGACCAGTCTTTATATATTTATTTAAAACAGTATGAGGGGCAGAGATTACAGGTGCCAAAGAGCTATCAACCCGATCAAAACTTTTTAGCTTGGCATCGGCAGCATGTATTTTTAGATAATCACAGTGCCGATATCAGTTTCAAGTTAGAGTAA
- a CDS encoding type B 50S ribosomal protein L31 → MRPDIHPEYREVLFHDTNADVYFVIGSTMNSSQTREYEGKTYPYVTLDISSASHPFYTGEQRQTSNEGRVASFNKRFARFKRG, encoded by the coding sequence ATGCGTCCAGATATCCATCCAGAGTATCGTGAAGTGTTATTTCATGACACCAATGCCGATGTTTATTTTGTTATTGGCAGCACCATGAATTCAAGCCAGACCCGTGAATATGAAGGCAAGACTTACCCTTATGTCACTCTGGATATTTCAAGTGCGTCTCATCCCTTCTATACCGGTGAACAGCGTCAAACCAGTAATGAAGGCCGCGTAGCAAGCTTCAACAAACGTTTTGCACGTTTTAAACGCGGCTAA
- the hemN gene encoding oxygen-independent coproporphyrinogen III oxidase: MSVQTTSLIQKYNVPGPRYTSYPTVPYWEGQYFSIEQWKQTLKRSFAESNQTEGISLYIHLPFCESLCTFCGCHKRVTKRHEVEQPYIQAVLKEWDLYCELLEEKPMIKEIHLGGGTPTFFSTEHLTQLIKGILAKAEIAPEHEFSFEGHPNNTTYEHLQGLYDLGFRRVSYGVQDYNETVQKAIHRIQPYENVKQVTEWAREIGYTSISHDLVFGLPFQSLDDVLNTIGQTNTLMPDRLALYSYAHVPWIKGNGQRGFKDADVPKDEIKRQCYEEGKKKLLAHGYHEIGMDHFALQSDSMYQSFKDGSLHRNFMGYTASKTQVMIGLGISSISDSWYSFAQNVKTIEEYYESLEQNEIPVFKGHVLSQQDLIIRKHILNLMCSFTTSWVDDHMQFAEIDDVLEQLEEMSQDELIKIEDSSVTILEKGKPFVRNICMAFDLRLKRKMPENRIFSMTI, encoded by the coding sequence ATGTCGGTTCAGACTACTTCCCTCATTCAAAAATACAATGTCCCAGGTCCACGCTATACCAGTTATCCAACTGTACCGTATTGGGAAGGACAGTACTTTTCTATCGAACAATGGAAACAGACTTTAAAGCGCTCTTTTGCTGAATCGAATCAGACCGAAGGCATCAGTCTGTATATCCATCTGCCATTTTGTGAAAGCCTGTGCACTTTCTGTGGTTGTCATAAACGTGTTACCAAACGTCATGAAGTCGAGCAGCCCTATATTCAGGCGGTGCTAAAAGAATGGGATCTGTATTGTGAATTATTGGAAGAAAAGCCAATGATCAAGGAAATCCATCTTGGCGGTGGTACACCGACTTTTTTCTCGACTGAGCACTTAACTCAACTGATTAAAGGTATTTTGGCTAAGGCTGAAATTGCACCTGAGCATGAATTCAGTTTTGAAGGGCATCCGAACAATACTACCTATGAACATTTGCAAGGCTTGTATGATCTAGGTTTTCGTCGGGTCAGTTATGGCGTGCAGGATTATAACGAGACTGTACAGAAAGCCATTCATCGCATTCAACCTTATGAAAATGTCAAACAGGTCACTGAATGGGCACGTGAAATTGGCTATACCTCGATTTCGCATGATCTGGTCTTTGGCTTACCATTCCAGAGTCTGGATGATGTACTGAACACCATTGGTCAAACCAATACCTTAATGCCAGATCGTTTGGCCTTATATAGCTACGCCCATGTGCCGTGGATCAAGGGTAATGGCCAGCGCGGCTTTAAAGATGCCGATGTGCCTAAAGATGAGATCAAGCGCCAGTGCTATGAAGAAGGCAAAAAGAAACTGCTGGCACATGGTTACCATGAAATTGGCATGGATCATTTTGCGCTGCAAAGTGACAGCATGTATCAGTCTTTTAAGGATGGCTCTTTACATCGTAATTTTATGGGCTATACCGCTTCCAAAACCCAAGTGATGATTGGACTGGGGATTTCCTCAATCAGTGACAGCTGGTACAGCTTTGCCCAGAATGTGAAAACCATTGAAGAATATTATGAATCTCTGGAACAGAATGAAATTCCGGTCTTTAAGGGGCATGTATTAAGTCAGCAAGATCTGATTATCCGTAAACATATCCTGAATTTGATGTGTAGCTTCACAACTTCTTGGGTTGACGATCACATGCAATTTGCTGAAATTGATGACGTGCTAGAACAGCTCGAAGAAATGTCACAGGATGAGTTAATTAAAATTGAAGACTCATCAGTCACAATTTTAGAGAAAGGGAAACCTTTTGTACGTAATATCTGTATGGCTTTTGACCTGAGATTAAAACGTAAGATGCCAGAGAACCGAATTTTTTCGATGACGATTTAG
- the hemW gene encoding radical SAM family heme chaperone HemW yields the protein MTDLNPAAIPLSLYIHMPWCVRKCPYCDFNSHAVPDGKLSLDLEQEYLHALVEDFKTQVDFAQRRQIHSVFIGGGTPSLISAQGYQWLFSQLKVLLPFEESCEITLEANPGTVEHDPFAGYLTAGINRLSIGVQSFNTEHLKKLGRIHSNQDAISAIAHAKEAGFERINVDLMHGLPEQTLEQALNDLKLAVENGATHISWYQLTIEPNTVFFRTQPILPVDEVLEEIQEQGEAYLKAQGFINYEVSAWRKELPSAHNLNYWQFGDYLSIGAGAHGKVTQADGVYRFQKTRLPKDYLAKVPAEHLQFKRIEAEDMPFEFMMNALRLNDGVAAKLYAERTGLNLDSLNELLTSLRQRKLMVEDPERLACTEQGHVFLNSVLEEFL from the coding sequence TTGACTGATTTAAATCCTGCCGCTATTCCATTGTCCCTGTATATCCATATGCCATGGTGTGTGCGTAAATGTCCCTATTGTGATTTCAATTCACATGCGGTACCAGATGGCAAACTGTCTCTAGATCTCGAGCAGGAATATTTGCATGCCTTGGTTGAGGACTTTAAGACGCAGGTTGATTTTGCACAGAGACGTCAGATTCATAGTGTATTTATTGGTGGGGGTACACCCTCACTCATTTCTGCCCAAGGTTATCAGTGGTTATTTAGCCAATTAAAAGTGCTGCTTCCTTTTGAAGAGAGCTGTGAAATCACCTTGGAAGCCAATCCAGGCACAGTGGAACATGACCCATTTGCCGGTTATCTGACAGCGGGCATTAACCGTCTTTCGATTGGTGTACAAAGTTTTAATACTGAGCATTTGAAAAAGCTGGGGCGTATTCATAGCAATCAAGATGCGATCTCGGCGATTGCTCATGCCAAAGAAGCAGGTTTTGAGCGCATCAATGTTGATCTGATGCATGGATTGCCAGAACAGACTTTAGAACAGGCTTTAAATGATTTAAAACTGGCTGTGGAAAATGGGGCAACGCATATTTCCTGGTATCAACTTACTATTGAACCAAATACGGTGTTTTTCCGTACGCAGCCTATTTTACCTGTGGATGAGGTCTTGGAAGAGATTCAGGAACAGGGCGAGGCTTATTTAAAAGCTCAGGGCTTTATCAATTATGAAGTCTCGGCTTGGCGTAAAGAATTGCCGTCAGCACATAATCTGAATTACTGGCAGTTTGGCGATTATTTGTCAATTGGGGCAGGGGCTCACGGGAAAGTGACTCAAGCTGATGGGGTGTATCGTTTTCAGAAAACCCGTTTGCCGAAAGATTATTTAGCCAAAGTGCCCGCAGAGCATTTGCAGTTTAAACGGATTGAAGCTGAAGATATGCCGTTTGAATTTATGATGAATGCCTTGCGTTTAAATGATGGTGTAGCAGCGAAGTTGTATGCAGAGCGTACAGGCCTTAATCTGGATAGTCTAAATGAATTATTGACTTCACTACGTCAACGCAAACTCATGGTTGAGGATCCAGAACGTCTGGCTTGTACCGAGCAGGGGCATGTATTTTTAAATTCAGTATTGGAAGAGTTTTTATAA
- a CDS encoding AarF/ABC1/UbiB kinase family protein encodes MAKTASTPGRRFMKLAGMTASIASKTLSNSIKNLTADEEQKNAARSKLFQDIGLQIADTLGEMKGAVMKVGQIASQYKDIFPPEVARAISKLQRQAPAMPFNVIKAQVEQELGKPLEQIFQDFEPKPFAAASIGQVHKATLPNGQQVVVKVQYPGVEEACESDLKQVRLALRLMGVLKVDRKLQDQLFKEIQHSLDDELNYEIEAQNLEVARAFHETLDSKIVIPQVYPDYSSRHILTLSLEHGESIETASTWPVEIRNDLGRRLFRAIGQEIFYLRRFHCDPHPGNFAFREDGTVIIYDFGGVKTLSSEVIGHFRELVHAAREQNIPMIEQQLDSLKSLTELGKFPQELYEQWLEVLLRPLNGYYDFEKNSAHHDGVELIKPSLKYWDVFKPSPDTLMVNRTISGQYWNLIHLKVKDDLSDVFEELVPKRT; translated from the coding sequence ATGGCAAAAACGGCTAGCACACCCGGTCGTCGCTTTATGAAACTTGCCGGTATGACAGCAAGTATCGCCAGCAAAACATTATCAAATTCTATTAAAAATTTAACTGCCGACGAAGAGCAGAAAAATGCAGCGCGCAGCAAACTTTTTCAGGATATTGGCTTACAGATTGCCGACACCCTTGGGGAAATGAAAGGTGCGGTGATGAAAGTTGGCCAGATCGCGTCTCAATACAAAGATATTTTCCCGCCTGAAGTCGCACGTGCCATTTCCAAGCTGCAACGTCAGGCGCCAGCCATGCCATTTAACGTGATTAAAGCACAGGTTGAACAAGAGCTTGGCAAACCGCTAGAACAGATTTTCCAGGATTTTGAACCTAAACCTTTTGCTGCTGCCTCGATTGGTCAGGTGCATAAAGCAACCTTGCCGAATGGTCAGCAAGTGGTAGTAAAGGTGCAATATCCGGGTGTGGAAGAAGCCTGTGAAAGCGACCTGAAACAGGTCCGTCTGGCGCTACGTCTGATGGGAGTATTAAAAGTTGACCGTAAACTGCAAGATCAGCTGTTTAAGGAAATTCAACACAGTCTGGACGATGAGCTGAACTATGAAATCGAAGCGCAAAATTTAGAGGTCGCTCGTGCTTTCCACGAAACACTGGACAGCAAGATTGTGATTCCCCAAGTCTATCCGGATTATTCGTCACGGCATATTCTGACCTTAAGTCTGGAACATGGCGAAAGCATTGAAACTGCCAGTACCTGGCCGGTAGAAATCCGCAATGATCTGGGCCGTCGCCTGTTCCGTGCCATTGGGCAGGAAATTTTCTATCTGCGTCGTTTTCACTGTGACCCGCATCCGGGTAATTTCGCCTTCCGTGAAGATGGTACGGTCATCATTTACGATTTTGGTGGTGTAAAAACTTTATCTTCTGAAGTGATTGGTCATTTTAGAGAATTGGTGCATGCCGCCCGAGAACAGAATATTCCAATGATTGAGCAGCAGTTAGACTCGCTTAAATCGCTGACAGAACTGGGGAAATTCCCTCAGGAACTGTATGAACAGTGGCTGGAAGTACTGTTACGTCCACTGAATGGCTATTATGATTTTGAGAAAAACTCGGCGCACCATGACGGTGTAGAGCTGATCAAACCATCCTTAAAGTATTGGGATGTATTCAAACCTTCTCCAGATACGTTGATGGTAAACCGGACCATTTCCGGACAATACTGGAACCTGATTCACCTGAAAGTCAAAGATGACCTCAGCGACGTCTTTGAAGAGCTGGTACCAAAACGTACCTAA
- a CDS encoding cold-shock protein encodes MSNTVTGTVKWFNETKGFGFIQQDNGPDVFAHFSEIQGSGFKTLAEGQKVSFSVAQGQKGPTATNITAI; translated from the coding sequence ATGTCTAATACAGTTACTGGTACAGTAAAGTGGTTCAACGAAACTAAAGGTTTTGGCTTCATTCAACAAGACAACGGTCCAGACGTTTTCGCTCACTTCAGCGAAATCCAAGGTTCAGGTTTCAAAACTTTAGCTGAAGGCCAAAAGGTTTCTTTCAGCGTTGCTCAAGGTCAAAAAGGCCCTACAGCGACTAACATCACTGCAATCTAA
- a CDS encoding acyl-CoA dehydrogenase C-terminal domain-containing protein, whose protein sequence is MPAYKAPLRDIRFLMNEVLDYPAHYQTLSNGEYADADTVDMILEGAADFCENVLSPLNQSGDLEGCHFENGEVTTPKGFKEAYDQFVQGGWQGLSYPEEFGGQNLPQSLNLVKSEMMGTANWSFQMYPGLSVGCINTIIQFGSDEQKNLYLPHLVAGTWSGTMCLTEPQCGTDLGQVKTKAEPNADGTYAISGTKIFISAGEHDLTENIIHIVLARLPDAPAGTKGISLFIVPKFIPAADGSIGERNPVTCGSIEHKMGIRASATAVLNFDNAVGYLIGEKNKGLHAMFTFMNTARIGTAIQGICHAELSFQGALPYAKERMSMRALSGKKDPEKVADAIIHHADVRRMLLTQKAIAEGGRAMIYHAAQIADKMNDALVRGDTAAFEAHDDHLGFYTPILKGFLTELGYEAANHGMQVFGGHGYIKEWGMEQIVRDSRISTLYEGTTGVQALDLIGRKVLLTSKGKVIRDYTAEILKFCGQHARNKYMRRFAWDLTKLCAQWNALTVRIMLAARKDRDIVSSASVDFLMFSGYVMMAYFWAQQAAVASAKLAEGNGTETPEFYKAKIKTADFYFERMLPRAQGHAEAMVNPSKTMTSLASEHFSFDY, encoded by the coding sequence ATGCCAGCATATAAAGCCCCGTTACGTGACATTCGCTTCTTAATGAATGAAGTGCTTGATTACCCTGCACATTACCAGACGCTATCAAATGGTGAATATGCCGATGCTGATACCGTAGATATGATTCTGGAAGGTGCGGCAGATTTCTGTGAAAACGTACTTTCTCCATTGAATCAAAGTGGTGATCTGGAAGGTTGTCATTTTGAAAATGGTGAAGTCACTACGCCTAAAGGCTTTAAGGAAGCATACGATCAGTTCGTACAAGGTGGCTGGCAAGGTCTTTCTTATCCTGAAGAATTTGGCGGACAAAACCTGCCACAATCTTTAAATCTGGTTAAATCTGAAATGATGGGGACTGCAAACTGGTCTTTCCAGATGTATCCTGGCTTAAGCGTAGGCTGTATCAATACGATTATTCAGTTTGGCTCAGATGAACAAAAAAATCTTTATCTACCTCACTTGGTAGCAGGTACATGGTCTGGGACCATGTGTCTGACTGAGCCACAATGTGGTACCGACTTGGGTCAGGTAAAAACCAAAGCTGAACCAAATGCAGATGGCACTTATGCCATTTCAGGTACTAAGATCTTTATCTCGGCGGGTGAACATGACCTGACTGAAAATATCATTCATATCGTGCTTGCACGCCTCCCAGATGCACCTGCGGGTACTAAAGGCATTTCCCTGTTCATCGTACCAAAATTCATTCCAGCAGCTGATGGCAGCATTGGTGAACGTAATCCGGTCACTTGTGGTTCGATTGAACACAAAATGGGGATCCGCGCGTCTGCAACAGCTGTACTGAACTTTGACAATGCAGTTGGTTACTTGATTGGTGAAAAGAATAAAGGTCTGCATGCAATGTTTACCTTTATGAATACCGCGCGTATTGGTACCGCAATTCAAGGGATCTGTCATGCAGAGCTGTCTTTCCAAGGTGCCCTGCCTTATGCCAAAGAACGTATGTCTATGCGTGCCCTTTCTGGCAAGAAAGATCCGGAAAAAGTAGCTGATGCCATCATTCACCATGCTGATGTTCGCCGTATGTTACTGACGCAAAAGGCGATTGCTGAAGGTGGTCGTGCAATGATTTACCATGCAGCGCAAATTGCTGACAAAATGAATGATGCTCTGGTTCGTGGCGATACAGCAGCTTTTGAAGCGCATGATGATCACTTAGGTTTCTATACTCCAATTCTGAAAGGCTTCCTAACTGAACTAGGCTATGAAGCAGCCAATCACGGTATGCAAGTCTTTGGTGGCCACGGCTATATTAAAGAATGGGGCATGGAACAGATCGTACGTGATTCACGTATCTCTACCCTTTATGAGGGTACAACAGGTGTTCAGGCACTCGATCTGATTGGTCGTAAAGTGCTGTTAACCTCTAAAGGTAAAGTGATTCGTGATTACACTGCAGAAATCCTGAAATTCTGTGGTCAGCATGCACGTAACAAATACATGCGTCGTTTTGCTTGGGACTTAACCAAACTTTGCGCACAGTGGAATGCATTGACTGTTCGTATCATGCTGGCTGCACGTAAGGATCGTGACATCGTATCTTCTGCGTCTGTAGATTTCTTGATGTTCTCAGGCTATGTGATGATGGCATACTTCTGGGCACAACAGGCTGCGGTGGCTTCAGCCAAACTGGCTGAAGGCAACGGTACTGAAACTCCTGAGTTCTATAAAGCAAAAATCAAGACAGCTGACTTCTACTTTGAGCGTATGTTGCCGCGTGCTCAAGGTCATGCAGAGGCCATGGTGAATCCATCTAAAACGATGACTTCACTGGCATCTGAACATTTCAGCTTCGATTACTAA